In the Gossypium raimondii isolate GPD5lz chromosome 9, ASM2569854v1, whole genome shotgun sequence genome, one interval contains:
- the LOC105799791 gene encoding uncharacterized protein LOC105799791 isoform X2, with product MINTANGMMSTSSSSANAQSPGLKTYFKTPEGRYKLQYEKTHPSSLLHYAHGKTVTQVTLAHLKDKPAPSTPTASSSSFGASTGVKSAAARWLGSGNGSRALSFVGGNGGSKSVSSTSRIGSLGTSSSSTSMTNTNFDGKGTYLISNVGDAIFISDLNSQEKDPIKSIHFSNSNPVCHAFDQDAKEGHDLLIGLNSGDVYSVSLRQQLQDVGKKLVGAHHYNKDGCVNNSRCTSIAWVPGADGTFVVAHADGNMYVYEKSNPIARWHVCQGSINSIAFSFDGAYLATVGRDGYLRVFDYPKEQLVCGGKGYYGAVLCCSWSMDGKYILTGGEDDLVQVWSMEDRKVVAWGEGHNSWVSGVAFDPYWSSPNSDGTTETVMYRFGSVGQDTQLLLWDLEMDEIVVPLRRCPPGGSPTYSTGSQSSHWDNVSPLGTLQPASSIRDVPKISPVVAHRVHTEPLSGLIFTQESVLTVCQEGHIKIWMRPGITESQSSNTETLSSSAKDKLLLPSKTGGSSYKQ from the exons ATGATCAACACAGCTAACGGTATGATGTCGACCTCATCTTCATCGGCGAACGCTCAATCGCCGGGCttgaaaacttattttaaaacccCAGAAGGTCGATATAAGCTTCAGTATGAAAAGACTCACCCTTCTAGCCTTCTTCACTACGCTCATGGCAAGACTGTTACTCAG GTTACCCTTGCGCATCTAAAGGACAAGCCAGCTCCGTCAACTCCAACAGCTTCATCGTCCAGCTTCGGTGCTAGCACTGGGGTAAAATCAGCTGCAGCAAGGTGGCTAGGTTCTGGAAACGGCAGCCGTGCTCTTAGCTTTGTTGGAGGGAATGGTGGGAGTAAAAGTGTTAGTAGTACTAGTAGGATTGGGTCATTGGGTACTTCAAGTTCAAGCACTTCAATGACTAATACAAATTTTGATGGGAAAGGAACTTATTTAATCTCTAATGTTGGTGATGCTATTTTTATAAGTGATTTGAATTCTCAGGAAAAG GATCCAATAAAGTCTATCCATTTCAGCAATTCAAACCCTGTCTGCCATGCGTTTGATCAGGATGCCAAGGAAGGGCATGATTTGCTTATTGGGTTGAATTCTGGTGATG TTTACTCCGTGTCACTGAGACAGCAGTTACAGGATGTTGGAAAGAAACTTGTTGGGGCACATCATTACAATAAAGATGGTTGTGTCAATAACAG TCGCTGTACTAGTATCGCATGGGTTCCTGGAGCTGATGGTACTTTTGTGGTTGCTCATGCTGATggaaatatgtatgtatatgaaaaG AGTAATCCCATTGCAAGGTGGCATGTTTGTCAAGGGTCAATTAATAGCATTGCTTTCTCCTTTGATGGGGCCTACTTGGCCACCGTTGGAAGAGATG GCTATCTGCGAGTGTTTGATTATCCAAAAGAACAGCTTGTATGTGGTGGCAAAGGTTATTATGGTGCTGTACTGTGTTGTTCTTGGAG TATGGATGGGAAATATATTCTGACTGGGGGCGAAGATGATTTGGTTCAAGTTTGGAGTATGGAAGATCGGAAGGTTGTGGCATGGGGTGAGGGGCACAACTCGTGG GTCAGTGGAGTGGCGTTTGATCCATATTGGTCATCACCTAATTCAGATGGCACAACGGAGACTGTGATGTACCGATTCGGTTCTGTTGGACAG GACACACAATTGCTATTGTGGGACTTggaaatggatgaaattgtgGTGCCACTACGTCGATGCCCTCCCGGAGGGTCTCCTACTTACAGCACCGGGAGCCAGTCTTCCCATTGGGACAATGTATCCCCATTGGGTACCCTGCAACCTGCCTCGAGCATTCGAGATGTTCCAAAAATTTCGCCAGTGGTTGCTCATCGCGTACACACTGAACCCCTCTCGGGTTTGATTTTTACCCAGGAATCTGTACTTACGGTTTGTCAAGAGGGGCACATAAAAATCTGGATGAGACCAGGTATTACAGAAAGTCAATCAAGCAACACCGAAACATTAAGTAGCAGCGCCAAGGATAAGCTATTACTTCCCAGCAAGACTGGTGGTTCTAGCTACAAGCAATGA
- the LOC105799791 gene encoding probable catabolite repression protein creC isoform X1, with protein MINTANGMMSTSSSSANAQSPGLKTYFKTPEGRYKLQYEKTHPSSLLHYAHGKTVTQVTLAHLKDKPAPSTPTASSSSFGASTGVKSAAARWLGSGNGSRALSFVGGNGGSKSVSSTSRIGSLGTSSSSTSMTNTNFDGKGTYLISNVGDAIFISDLNSQEKDPIKSIHFSNSNPVCHAFDQDAKEGHDLLIGLNSGDVYSVSLRQQLQDVGKKLVGAHHYNKDGCVNNSRCTSIAWVPGADGTFVVAHADGNMYVYEKNKDGAGDSSFFVIKDQTQFSVAHARYSKSNPIARWHVCQGSINSIAFSFDGAYLATVGRDGYLRVFDYPKEQLVCGGKGYYGAVLCCSWSMDGKYILTGGEDDLVQVWSMEDRKVVAWGEGHNSWVSGVAFDPYWSSPNSDGTTETVMYRFGSVGQDTQLLLWDLEMDEIVVPLRRCPPGGSPTYSTGSQSSHWDNVSPLGTLQPASSIRDVPKISPVVAHRVHTEPLSGLIFTQESVLTVCQEGHIKIWMRPGITESQSSNTETLSSSAKDKLLLPSKTGGSSYKQ; from the exons ATGATCAACACAGCTAACGGTATGATGTCGACCTCATCTTCATCGGCGAACGCTCAATCGCCGGGCttgaaaacttattttaaaacccCAGAAGGTCGATATAAGCTTCAGTATGAAAAGACTCACCCTTCTAGCCTTCTTCACTACGCTCATGGCAAGACTGTTACTCAG GTTACCCTTGCGCATCTAAAGGACAAGCCAGCTCCGTCAACTCCAACAGCTTCATCGTCCAGCTTCGGTGCTAGCACTGGGGTAAAATCAGCTGCAGCAAGGTGGCTAGGTTCTGGAAACGGCAGCCGTGCTCTTAGCTTTGTTGGAGGGAATGGTGGGAGTAAAAGTGTTAGTAGTACTAGTAGGATTGGGTCATTGGGTACTTCAAGTTCAAGCACTTCAATGACTAATACAAATTTTGATGGGAAAGGAACTTATTTAATCTCTAATGTTGGTGATGCTATTTTTATAAGTGATTTGAATTCTCAGGAAAAG GATCCAATAAAGTCTATCCATTTCAGCAATTCAAACCCTGTCTGCCATGCGTTTGATCAGGATGCCAAGGAAGGGCATGATTTGCTTATTGGGTTGAATTCTGGTGATG TTTACTCCGTGTCACTGAGACAGCAGTTACAGGATGTTGGAAAGAAACTTGTTGGGGCACATCATTACAATAAAGATGGTTGTGTCAATAACAG TCGCTGTACTAGTATCGCATGGGTTCCTGGAGCTGATGGTACTTTTGTGGTTGCTCATGCTGATggaaatatgtatgtatatgaaaaG AACAAGGATGGTGCTGGCGATTCTTCATTCTTTGTTATAAAAGACCAAACTCAATTTTCTGTAGCACATGCACGTTACAGTAAG AGTAATCCCATTGCAAGGTGGCATGTTTGTCAAGGGTCAATTAATAGCATTGCTTTCTCCTTTGATGGGGCCTACTTGGCCACCGTTGGAAGAGATG GCTATCTGCGAGTGTTTGATTATCCAAAAGAACAGCTTGTATGTGGTGGCAAAGGTTATTATGGTGCTGTACTGTGTTGTTCTTGGAG TATGGATGGGAAATATATTCTGACTGGGGGCGAAGATGATTTGGTTCAAGTTTGGAGTATGGAAGATCGGAAGGTTGTGGCATGGGGTGAGGGGCACAACTCGTGG GTCAGTGGAGTGGCGTTTGATCCATATTGGTCATCACCTAATTCAGATGGCACAACGGAGACTGTGATGTACCGATTCGGTTCTGTTGGACAG GACACACAATTGCTATTGTGGGACTTggaaatggatgaaattgtgGTGCCACTACGTCGATGCCCTCCCGGAGGGTCTCCTACTTACAGCACCGGGAGCCAGTCTTCCCATTGGGACAATGTATCCCCATTGGGTACCCTGCAACCTGCCTCGAGCATTCGAGATGTTCCAAAAATTTCGCCAGTGGTTGCTCATCGCGTACACACTGAACCCCTCTCGGGTTTGATTTTTACCCAGGAATCTGTACTTACGGTTTGTCAAGAGGGGCACATAAAAATCTGGATGAGACCAGGTATTACAGAAAGTCAATCAAGCAACACCGAAACATTAAGTAGCAGCGCCAAGGATAAGCTATTACTTCCCAGCAAGACTGGTGGTTCTAGCTACAAGCAATGA
- the LOC105799792 gene encoding dnaJ protein P58IPK homolog yields the protein MLKTLSLSWAFNSMAWRGLLYTVFILHFVLVCQLLLLQPLVSALDGKPGNAAELFESVSQNIKVKRYSEALNDLNAAIETDPALSEAYFHRASILRQLCRYEESEKSYKKFLELKPGNSIGEKELSQLRQAQSALETAFSLFDSRDHTKGLEYLDKVVLVFSPACSKAKILKAKLLLAAKYYSSVISETGFILKEDENNLEALLLRGQAYYYLADHDVAQRHYQKGLRLDPEHSELKKAYFGLKNLLKKTKSAEDNVNKGKLRLAVEDYKGALALDPDHLAYNVHLHLGLCKVLVKLGRGKDASISCSEALNIDGELLEALVQRGEAKLLTEDWEGAVDDLKSAAQKSPQDMNIREALMRAEKALKMSKRKDWYKILGVSKTSSVAEIKRAYKKLALQWHPDKNVDNREEAEAQFREIAAAYEVLGDDEKRAKYDRGEDIEDMGMGGGGFNPFGGGGGQQFTFTFDGGFPGGFGGGGFGFNF from the exons ATGTTGAAGACGTTGAGTTTGAGTTGGGCCTTCAATTCGATGGCTTGGAGAGGATTGCTGTACACAGTTTTCATACTCCATTTCGTTTTGGTTTGTCAGCTTCTGCTTCTTCAACCTCTCGTTTCTGCTTTGG ATGGAAAGCCAGGAAATGCTGCTGAGTTATTTGAGAGTGTTTCACAGAATATAAAAGTGAAGCGTTACAGTGAGGCACTCAATGATCTTAATGCTGCTATCGAGACAGATCCAGCACTTTCAGAAGCATATTTTCACCGTGCATCCATCCTGCGACAACTATGCCG ATATGAGGAATCTGAGAAAAGCTACAAAAAGTTTCTGGAATTAAAACCTGGAAATTCAATTGGTGAAAAGGAACTGTCTCAATTGCGTCAGGCTCAAAGTGCTCTGGAAACAGCTTTCAGTCTCTTTGACTCTAGAGACCATACAAAAGGTCTGGAATACCTGGACAAAGTTGTGCTAGTTTTTTCACCGGCATGCTCAAAG GCTAAGATCCTGAAGGCGAAGTTGCTGTTAGCAGCTAAATATTATTCTAGTGTAATATCAGAAACTGGGTTTATTCTCAAGGAAGATGAGAACAATCTTGAGGCCTTACTCCTTCGAGGTCAAGCATACTACTATTTAGCAGATCATGATGTTGCTCAAag GCATTACCAGAAAGGTCTCCGCCTTGATCCAGAGCACAGTGAACTGAAGAAAGCATATTTTGGGTTGAAAAATTTACTGAAGAAGACTAAAAGT GCGGAGGATAATGTAAACAAGGGTAAGCTGCGCCTTGCAGTTGAGGACTATAAAGGTGCACTTGCATTGGATCCCGATCATCTTGCTTATAATGTGCATCTTCACCTTGGTTTATGTAAGGTCTTGGTTAAGCTTGGCAGAGGGAAAGATGCTTCAATTAGTTGCTCCGAGGCACTTAACATTGATGGGGAACTCCTTGAAGCATTAGTACAG AGGGGTGAGGCTAAACTTTTAACAGAAGATTGGGAAGGTGCTGTGGATGATCTGAAATCAGCGGCTCAAAAATCACCTCAG GACATGAATATCCGTGAAGCACTTATGAGAGCTGAGAAAGCTTTGAAGATGAGCAAACGTAAAGACTGGTACAAGATTTTAGGGGTTTCAAAGACTTCTTCAGTTGCCGAAATAAAACGTGCATACAAGAAGCTTGCTTTGCAATGGCACCCAGATAAGAACGTTGATAACAGAGAAGAAGCTGAGGCACAATTCCGGGAAATTGCTGCCGCATATGAG GTTCTTGGGGATGACGAAAAGAGAGCAAAGTATGATAGGGGAGAAGATATTGAAGACATGGGAATGGGAGGTGGTGGTTTCAACCCATTTGGTGGTGGTGGGGGACAGCAGTTCACGTTTACGTTTGACGGAGGGTTTCCCGGAGGCTTTGGAGGTGGTGGATTTGGTTTCAACTTTTGA
- the LOC105799794 gene encoding zinc finger protein JACKDAW codes for MSGEAFSLPAASIGGFIQDPSNANPNPKPNANPAKKKRNLPGTPDPDAEVIALSPKTLMATNRFICEICKKGFQRDQNLQLHRRGHNLPWKLRQRTNKEVRKKVYICPEKTCVHHDPSRALGDLTGIKKHFSRKHGEKKWKCEKCSKKYAVQSDWKAHSKTCGTREYKCDCGTLFSRKDSFITHRAFCDALAEESARLTSVAATSLNFRNDTVNLPHGFAGRGVQDVAGIPQFGSGFPQDFSGMPAPGLPEMVQMAPANVFGSSSHFPGFENGGATSSNSNNLSLSQLPQGLKEEGRNEGNLMESLSSLYSDNQNKQSKANASPMSATALLQKAAQMGSTRSNSSFFGNSFGVMSSSSSHTAPTFMASSSASMSATSNKLDKLMLQTGGKPSEPTLLSMHHPGSNSFAQSLTRDFLGMSNDQSPRPFLPQELAKYAAIGSTMGLSQFTSSNH; via the exons ATGTCCGGTGAGGCGTTTTCTTTACCAGCTGCTTCAATAGGAGGGTTTATTCAAGACCCAAGTAATgcaaaccctaaccctaaacctaatGCTAACCCTGCTAAGAAGAAGAGAAATCTTCCCGGAACTCCTG ATCCAGATGCTGAAGTAATTGCTTTATCTCCAAAAACACTTATGGCTACAAACCGATTCATATGTGAAATATGCAAGAAAGGTTTCCAAAGAGACCAAAACCTGCAGCTTCACCGCAGGGGTCACAATCTTCCATGGAAGCTAAGGCAAAGAACAAACAAAGAAGTTCGGAAGAAGGTTTATATTTGCCCTGAGAAAACCTGCGTCCACCATGATCCATCCAGGGCTCTTGGCGACCTCACTGGAATAAAGAAACATTTCAGCAGAAAACATGGTGAGAAGAAGTGGAAGTGTGAGAAATGTTCAAAGAAATACGCTGTTCAATCCGACTGGAAAGCTCACTCTAAAACTTGTGGTACTAGAGAGTACAAGTGTGACTGTGGGACACTGTTTTCCAG AAAAGACAGCTTTATCACCCATAGAGCTTTTTGTGACGCCTTAGCTGAAGAAAGTGCAAGACTCACTTCAGTTGCAGCCACAAGCCTAAATTTCAGAAACGATACTGTGAATCTGCCTCATGGATTTGCTGGCCGTGGAGTTCAAGATGTTGCTGGCATTCCTCAATTTGGTTCGGGTTTTCCTCAAGATTTCAGTGGGATGCCTGCACCAG GTTTGCCTGAGATGGTTCAAATGGCTCCAGCCAATGTCTTTGGCTCTTCTTCACACTTTCCTGGATTTGAAAACGGCGGTGCAACTTCATCAAATTCCAATAATCTCTCCTTATCGCAACTGCCACAAGGGTTAAAAGAAGAAGGTCGAAACGAAGGAAATTTAATGGAAAGCCTTTCATCTCTCTATTCTGATAATCAAAACAAGCAATCTAAAGCTAATGCTTCACCAATGTCCGCAACTGCGCTTTTGCAAAAAGCGGCTCAAATGGGTTCAACTAGAAGCAATTCGTCCTTCTTTGGCAACAGTTTCGGTGTAATGAGCTCATCTTCCTCTCACACAGCACCTACTTTCATGGCATCAAGCAGTGCATCAATGAGTGCAACAAGCAACAAGCTTGATAAGCTCATGTTACAAACAGGAGGCAAACCAAGTGAGCCGACTCTATTAAGCATGCATCACCCTGGTTCAAATTCATTCGCTCAAAGCTTGACGAGGGACTTCCTTGGGATGAGCAATGATCAATCACCACGTCCATTTTTACCCCAAGAACTAGCCAAATATGCAGCAATTGGCTCAACCATGGGTCTCAGTCAATTCACTAGCAGCAACCACTAA